The DNA window CGTTGACGTCGGGCGGCAGCACCGTGATCCCCATCTTCCGGCAGTCCGAGAGGTAGACGGCGGCCTTGTCCTTGTCGTCACCGACCGAGGTGAGCAGGCCGGCCATGTACTCGGACGGGTAGTTGGCCTTGAGGTACGCGGTCCAGAACGACACCAGACCGTAGCCGGCGGCGTGCGACTTGTTGAACGCGTAGCCGGCGAACGGCAGCACCGTGTCCCACAGCGCGGTGATGGCCGCCTGCGAGAAACCGTTGGTCTTCATGCCCTCGGCGAAACCGTCGTAGGCCTCGTCGAGGATCTCCTTCTTCTTCTTACCCATCGCGCGCCGGAGCAGGTCTGCCTGTCCCAGCGAGTAACCGGCCACCTTCTGAGCGATCTGCATGATCTGCTCCTGGTAGACGATCAGGCCGAACGTGTCGGCGAGGATCTCCTTGAGCGGCTCCTCGAGCTCGGGGTGGATCGGCTTGACGTCCTGACGGCCGTTCTTGCGATCGGCGTAGTCGTTGTGCGCGTTCATGCCCATCGGACCCGGGCGGTACAGCGCCAGGACCGCGACGATGTCCTCGAAGCCCGTGGGCTGCATGCGTCGCAGCAGATCGCGCATCGCGCTGCCGTCGAGCTGGAACACGCCGAGGGTGTCGCCGCGCGCGAGCAGTTCGTACGTCGCCGGGTCCTCGAGCGGCAGGGTGTCGAGGTCGATGTCGATGCCGCGGTTGGCCTTGATGTTCTCGATCGCGTCACCGATGACGGTGAGGTTGCGCAGACCCAGGAAGTCCATCTTGAGCAGGCCGATGGCCTCACACGACGGGTAGTCCCAGCCGGTGATGATCGCGCCGTCCTGCGCGCGCTTCCACACCGGGATGGCGTCGGTGAGCGGTTCGCTGGACATGATGACCGCGCACGCGTGCACGCCGGCGTTGCGGATCAGGCCCTCGAGGCCCTTGGCGGTCTGGTAGATCTTCGCGACGTCCGGGTTGGAGTCGATGAGCGCGCGGACCTCGACGGCCTCCTTGTAGCGCTCGTGCTCGGGGTCGGTGATGCCCGACACCGAGATGTCCTTGGCCATGATCGGCGGCGGCAGCGCCTTGGTGATCTGGTCGGCGATGGCGAACCCAGGCTGCCCGAACTGGACTCGCGCGGAGTCCTTGATGGCCGCCTTGGTCTTGATGGTGCCGAACGTGATGACCTGCGCCACCTTGTCGCTGCCCCACTTGTCGGTGGCGTAGCGGACCATCTCGCCGCGGCGGCGATCGTCGAAGTCGATATCGATATCGGGCATCGACACGCGCTCGGGGTTGAGGAATCGCTCGAACAGCAGTCCGTGCGGGATGGGGTCGATGTTGGTGATGCCCATCGCGTACGCGACGAGCGAGCCGGCCGCCGAGCCACGACCGGGACCGACCCGGATGCCGACCTCGCGGGCGTGGTTGATGAGGTCGCCGACCACGAGGAAGTACGCGGGGAAGCCCATCTGGTTGATGACGCGGATCTCGTACTCGGCGCGCTCGATGTACTCGCGCGGCGGCCCGGCCGGGAAGCGGCGGTCGAGACCGCGCATCACCTCCTTGTGCAGCCAGCTCGCCTGCGTCTCGCCCTCGGGCACCGGGAAGATCGGCATCCGGTCGCGGTGCTGCCACACGTCCTCGTACGGCTGCACCCGCTCGCCGATGAGCACGGAGTTGTCGCATGCGCCGGGAACCTCGGAGTCCCAGATGGCGCGCATCTCGTCGGCCGACTTGAGGTAGTAGCCGTCGCCGTCGAACTTGAAGCGCGTGGGATCCGACAGCGTCTTGCCGGTCTGGATGCACAGCAGTGCCTCGTGGTTCTCCGCGGCGTCCTTGGTGACGTAGTGGCAGTCGTTGGTCGCCAGCGGCGGGATGCCGAGCTTGTTGCCGATCTCGAGCAGGCCCTCGCGCACGCGTCGCTCGATCGAGAGCCCGTGGTCCATCAGCTCGAGGAAGAAGTTGTCCTTGCCCCAGATCTCCTGCCACTTCGCGGCGGCCTCGAGTGCCTCCCGGTCGTGACCGAGACGCAGCCGGGTCTGGATCTCACCCGACGGGCAGCCGGTGGTCGCGATGATCCCCTCGGCGTGGTGGGCGATGAGCTCCTCGTCCATGCGCGGCCACTTGCCGAGCTGGCCCTCGATCGACGCGAGCGACGACAGCTTGAACAGGTTCCGCAGACCGGTCGAGTTCTCGGCGACCATCGTCATGTGCGTGTAGGCGCCGCTACCGGAGACGTCGTCGGACTTCTGACTGGGATCGCCCCACAGCACGCGCTTGGTGTTGAACCGCGACTCGGGCGCGACGTACGCCTCGATGCCGATGATCGGCTTGATGCCGTGCTTCTTGGCGACGTTGTAGAACTCACTGGCGCCGTACATGTTTCCGTGGTCGGTCATCCCGACCGCGGTCATCCCGAGCCGTTCGGCTTCCTTGAACAACGGGCCGACCTTTGCCGCACCGTCGAGCATCGAGTACTCGGTGTGGTTGTGCAGGTGAACGAACGAGTCAGCCACGTGCGCCTCTCTGTAGTTCGGCCCGACGCGCGCGCGTCGGCGGATCCGGCGGTCCCTGGGTTCAGCGCATCGAGTCTAGGCCCTCGCACCGACGGTCTCGTCCCGCCGCAGGCGCTCTCGG is part of the Rhodococcus sp. SGAir0479 genome and encodes:
- the dnaE gene encoding DNA polymerase III subunit alpha, which translates into the protein MADSFVHLHNHTEYSMLDGAAKVGPLFKEAERLGMTAVGMTDHGNMYGASEFYNVAKKHGIKPIIGIEAYVAPESRFNTKRVLWGDPSQKSDDVSGSGAYTHMTMVAENSTGLRNLFKLSSLASIEGQLGKWPRMDEELIAHHAEGIIATTGCPSGEIQTRLRLGHDREALEAAAKWQEIWGKDNFFLELMDHGLSIERRVREGLLEIGNKLGIPPLATNDCHYVTKDAAENHEALLCIQTGKTLSDPTRFKFDGDGYYLKSADEMRAIWDSEVPGACDNSVLIGERVQPYEDVWQHRDRMPIFPVPEGETQASWLHKEVMRGLDRRFPAGPPREYIERAEYEIRVINQMGFPAYFLVVGDLINHAREVGIRVGPGRGSAAGSLVAYAMGITNIDPIPHGLLFERFLNPERVSMPDIDIDFDDRRRGEMVRYATDKWGSDKVAQVITFGTIKTKAAIKDSARVQFGQPGFAIADQITKALPPPIMAKDISVSGITDPEHERYKEAVEVRALIDSNPDVAKIYQTAKGLEGLIRNAGVHACAVIMSSEPLTDAIPVWKRAQDGAIITGWDYPSCEAIGLLKMDFLGLRNLTVIGDAIENIKANRGIDIDLDTLPLEDPATYELLARGDTLGVFQLDGSAMRDLLRRMQPTGFEDIVAVLALYRPGPMGMNAHNDYADRKNGRQDVKPIHPELEEPLKEILADTFGLIVYQEQIMQIAQKVAGYSLGQADLLRRAMGKKKKEILDEAYDGFAEGMKTNGFSQAAITALWDTVLPFAGYAFNKSHAAGYGLVSFWTAYLKANYPSEYMAGLLTSVGDDKDKAAVYLSDCRKMGITVLPPDVNASRVDFASVGEDIRFGLGAVRNVGANVVSSIIAAREEKGSFTDFSDYLNKIDALACSKKVTESLIKAGGFDSLGHPRKGLMLVHADAIDAVMGTKKAEAMGQFDLFGGDDADESITSVFNVKVPDEEWESKHKLALEREMLGLYVSGHPLNGVEHVLAAQSDTSIPTILEGDIKDGTQVTVGGILASVNRRINKNGLTWASAQLEDLSGGIEVLFFPQAYSVYGMDVVEDSVVLVKARVSIRDDRVSLIANDLAVPDLSAIGVAKPVAVSLPVRQCTKEKLGALRQVLSRHPGTADVHVKLIGSRGTSLWKVDEVLRVEPSSSLMGDLKALLGPSCLAG